A stretch of the Mycobacteroides immunogenum genome encodes the following:
- the nuoH gene encoding NADH-quinone oxidoreductase subunit NuoH produces the protein MTGKTDLSQFGIDPLWLVLVKCVAVFAFLVLTVLIAILVERRVLAWMQRRIGPNRVGPFGLLQSLADGVKLALKEGLTPAGVDKPIYLLAPIISVVPAIVAYAVIPFGPVVTVFGHRTPLQLTDLPVAILFVLAVTSVGVYGIVLGGWASGSTYPLLGGLRSSAQVISYEIAMGLTFAAVFLLAGTMSTSGIVAAQESRWYVFLLLPSFLVYVTAMVGETNRAPFDLPEAEGELVGGFHTEYSSLRFAMFMLAEYINMATVSGLAATMFLGGWHAPWPVSLIDGANTSWWPVVWFVAKVWGFMFLFMWLRATLPRLRYDQFMRLGWEVLIPVALVWIVIVGVVKAMALYGYGHSSAILGITGVVVSVGSIALVGVLSRRTQPPKPLLSSSFDPMAGGFPVPPLPGQRADAAAYSTTKEDAHA, from the coding sequence ATGACGGGCAAAACAGACTTGTCACAGTTCGGGATCGACCCGCTATGGCTTGTTCTGGTGAAATGTGTTGCCGTATTCGCCTTTCTGGTTCTCACTGTGCTTATCGCCATCCTCGTCGAGCGCAGGGTGCTGGCCTGGATGCAGCGCCGCATCGGACCCAACAGGGTGGGGCCGTTCGGCCTGCTGCAGAGCCTGGCCGACGGCGTGAAACTGGCGCTCAAGGAGGGCCTTACGCCTGCCGGGGTGGACAAGCCGATCTACCTGCTGGCACCCATCATCTCCGTTGTGCCGGCGATCGTCGCGTACGCGGTCATCCCGTTCGGGCCCGTTGTCACGGTTTTCGGGCATCGCACACCCTTGCAACTCACCGACCTACCGGTGGCCATCCTTTTCGTGCTGGCCGTGACCTCAGTCGGTGTATACGGCATTGTGTTGGGAGGCTGGGCATCCGGATCGACATACCCTCTGCTGGGCGGGCTGCGATCCTCCGCGCAGGTGATCTCCTACGAGATCGCGATGGGTCTGACCTTCGCCGCCGTCTTCCTGCTGGCGGGGACGATGTCTACCTCTGGAATAGTGGCGGCGCAGGAGAGCCGCTGGTATGTCTTCCTGCTCTTGCCCTCATTTCTCGTCTATGTGACCGCGATGGTCGGCGAAACCAATAGGGCGCCATTCGACCTGCCGGAAGCCGAGGGCGAGCTCGTCGGCGGTTTCCACACCGAATACTCCTCATTGCGCTTCGCCATGTTCATGCTCGCCGAATACATCAATATGGCGACGGTTTCCGGATTGGCCGCCACCATGTTCCTGGGTGGCTGGCACGCGCCCTGGCCGGTGAGTCTGATCGACGGGGCCAATACCTCGTGGTGGCCGGTGGTGTGGTTCGTGGCCAAGGTGTGGGGATTCATGTTCTTGTTCATGTGGTTGCGCGCCACCCTGCCGCGGCTGCGCTATGACCAGTTCATGCGCTTGGGGTGGGAGGTTCTGATCCCGGTCGCGTTGGTGTGGATCGTCATCGTCGGTGTGGTAAAGGCCATGGCGCTGTATGGATACGGGCACTCGTCGGCCATCCTCGGGATCACCGGGGTGGTCGTCTCGGTCGGCAGCATCGCCCTGGTGGGTGTGCTGTCCCGGCGTACGCAGCCACCAAAACCGTTGCTCAGCTCCAGCTTTGATCCGATGGCCGGCGGATTCCCGGTGCCGCCACTGCCGGGGCAGCGTGCCGATGCGGCGGCGTACTCAACCACCAAGGAGGACGCACATGCCTGA
- the nuoI gene encoding NADH-quinone oxidoreductase subunit NuoI, whose product MPDLLRRSVDAMAGFWVTFSSMFKKRLTEQYPEKKQPTAARYHGRHQLNRYTDGLEKCIGCELCAWACPADAIFVEGADNSEEERFSPGERYGRVYQINYLRCIGCGLCIEACPTRALTMTNDYEMADDNRADLIYGKDKLLAPLRPGMTPPPHAMYPGATDTDYYLGNLPSGGEDGR is encoded by the coding sequence ATGCCTGATCTGCTGCGACGTTCGGTCGATGCCATGGCCGGGTTCTGGGTCACCTTCTCGTCCATGTTCAAGAAGCGGCTCACCGAGCAGTACCCCGAGAAGAAGCAACCGACCGCGGCTCGCTACCACGGGCGGCATCAGCTCAATCGCTATACCGACGGTCTGGAGAAGTGCATAGGTTGCGAGCTGTGTGCCTGGGCTTGCCCGGCGGACGCGATATTCGTCGAGGGCGCAGACAATTCCGAGGAGGAGCGGTTCTCGCCGGGAGAGCGGTACGGGCGGGTGTACCAGATCAACTATCTGCGGTGTATCGGCTGCGGGCTGTGCATCGAGGCATGCCCCACGCGGGCGCTCACCATGACCAACGACTACGAGATGGCCGACGACAACAGGGCCGACCTCATCTATGGCAAGGACAAGTTACTCGCGCCGCTGCGACCGGGCATGACGCCACCACCCCACGCGATGTACCCCGGCGCCACTGACACCGACTACTACCTGGGCAACCTGCCTAGCGGCGGGGAGGACGGCAGGTGA
- a CDS encoding NADH-quinone oxidoreductase subunit J, with translation MSPDVVANQAAVLAVEGLSRTPTWEGVTFWVLGALAVLGALGVIAAPKAVYSAIFLAMTMVILAVFFVAQGALFLGVAQVVVYTGAVMMLFLFVLMFVGVDSSDSLVETLPGQRVGAVAAGLGFGILAIAGIGNASTTAFVGLEQANSRGNVEGLAERIFIDYLWAFELTGALLITATIGAMVLAHRERLGQAGGQRELAIRRFQHGDRATPLPNPGVYARHNAVDVPALLPDGSFSELSVSGVLTPRNMEVEVSRHES, from the coding sequence GTGAGCCCCGATGTCGTGGCCAATCAGGCGGCGGTACTTGCTGTCGAGGGATTGTCCCGCACCCCGACATGGGAAGGGGTGACGTTCTGGGTGCTCGGCGCCCTCGCGGTGCTCGGAGCGCTTGGCGTGATCGCCGCGCCAAAGGCGGTGTACTCGGCGATCTTTCTTGCGATGACGATGGTCATCCTGGCGGTGTTCTTCGTGGCTCAGGGGGCGCTGTTTTTGGGTGTTGCCCAGGTGGTGGTGTACACCGGCGCGGTCATGATGCTCTTCTTGTTCGTCCTGATGTTCGTGGGTGTGGATTCCTCGGACTCACTGGTGGAGACCCTGCCGGGGCAACGAGTAGGTGCCGTCGCGGCGGGATTGGGATTCGGGATCCTTGCCATCGCGGGTATCGGAAATGCCTCCACCACAGCCTTTGTGGGGTTAGAGCAAGCCAACAGCCGTGGCAATGTAGAGGGTCTGGCCGAGCGCATCTTCATCGACTACCTGTGGGCGTTCGAACTGACCGGCGCACTTCTGATCACCGCGACCATCGGAGCGATGGTGCTGGCGCACCGCGAGCGGCTGGGCCAAGCCGGCGGCCAACGCGAGCTGGCCATTCGACGGTTTCAGCACGGCGATCGCGCCACCCCGTTGCCGAATCCCGGTGTGTATGCCCGGCATAACGCCGTCGACGTGCCCGCACTACTTCCCGATGGGTCGTTCTCGGAACTGTCGGTCAGCGGTGTACTCACGCCGCGGAACATGGAGGTAGAGGTGAGCAGGCATGAATCCTGA
- the nuoK gene encoding NADH-quinone oxidoreductase subunit NuoK — translation MNPDNYLYLAALIFTIGAAGVMLRRNAIVVFMSVELMLNAANLAFVTFARMHGNLDGQVIAFFTMVVAATEVVVGLGIIMTIFRTRRSASVDDADLLKF, via the coding sequence ATGAATCCTGACAATTACCTCTATCTCGCCGCGCTCATCTTCACCATCGGTGCGGCCGGTGTGATGTTGCGCCGCAACGCGATTGTGGTCTTCATGAGCGTCGAGTTGATGCTCAACGCCGCCAACCTGGCCTTCGTCACGTTCGCGCGCATGCACGGGAACCTCGACGGCCAGGTCATCGCATTCTTCACCATGGTCGTTGCGGCTACGGAGGTTGTTGTGGGGCTGGGGATCATCATGACCATCTTCCGCACCCGTAGGTCGGCCTCGGTCGACGATGCCGATCTGTTGAAGTTCTAG
- the nuoL gene encoding NADH-quinone oxidoreductase subunit L, producing the protein MTWLMPVLPLVGAAVLLLAGRRADAWGHLLGCAAALGSFLVAVVAFFGMLGRTGAERVVHEVLFSWVPVGALHIDFGLTLDQLSVCFALLITGVGSLIHVYSIGYMAHDPDRRRFFGYLNLFLAAMLLLVLADNFLGLYVGWEGVGLASYLLIGFWYQKPSAAAAAKKAFIVNRVGDMGLALAMMLMFATFGSVGFSQVLGSAGAAGESRDTAIGLALLLAACGKSAQVPLQSWLGDAMEGPTPVSALIHAATMVTAGVYLITRSGPIFEHAPYAQVAVVLVGAVTLLFGAVIGCAKDDIKKALAASTMSQIGYMVLAAGLGPAGYAVAIMHLLTHGFFKAGLFLGAGSVMHGMNEETDMRRYGGLRTVMPITFATFGLGYLAIIGVPPFAGFYSKDKIIEVAFAHGGAGGFLLGTAALLGAGITAFYMTRVMLLTFFGRRRWREDVHPHESPAVMTWPMMVLALGSVGAGFLLSLGGALQNWLTPVVGVHHGELPVPAWVVSAVTVAVVLCGIGIAYWMYRASVPETAPPGAALTVAARRDLYGDAFNEAVFMRPGQRLTRGLVLADDRAVDGLVNGVASTLGAVSGWVRHMQTGHVRSYALSMCAGAAVVVAVLMAVRW; encoded by the coding sequence GTGACATGGCTCATGCCGGTGCTGCCTCTTGTTGGTGCCGCCGTGCTTCTGCTCGCCGGTCGCCGTGCAGACGCCTGGGGACACCTCCTGGGCTGTGCCGCGGCCCTCGGGTCTTTCCTGGTGGCTGTGGTGGCCTTCTTCGGCATGCTGGGCAGGACCGGGGCCGAGCGAGTGGTGCATGAGGTACTTTTCAGCTGGGTACCGGTCGGGGCACTGCACATTGATTTCGGGTTGACCCTCGATCAGCTGTCGGTGTGCTTCGCATTGCTGATCACCGGGGTGGGTTCGCTGATCCATGTCTACTCGATCGGCTACATGGCGCACGATCCCGACAGGCGGAGGTTCTTCGGGTATCTGAATCTGTTTCTGGCGGCCATGCTGCTGCTGGTGCTCGCCGACAACTTCCTTGGACTGTACGTGGGCTGGGAGGGTGTCGGTTTGGCCTCCTACCTGCTGATCGGTTTCTGGTATCAGAAGCCGTCGGCCGCCGCGGCGGCCAAGAAGGCCTTCATCGTCAACAGGGTTGGCGATATGGGGCTGGCACTGGCCATGATGCTGATGTTCGCGACATTCGGCTCTGTCGGATTCTCGCAGGTGCTGGGATCGGCGGGCGCGGCTGGTGAGAGTCGTGATACCGCAATCGGATTGGCGCTGCTGCTGGCGGCCTGCGGGAAGTCTGCCCAGGTGCCGTTGCAGTCGTGGCTGGGGGATGCGATGGAAGGCCCCACCCCGGTGTCCGCACTCATTCATGCGGCAACCATGGTGACCGCGGGTGTCTATCTGATCACCCGGTCTGGGCCGATCTTCGAACACGCTCCGTACGCCCAGGTGGCGGTGGTGCTGGTAGGCGCCGTCACCTTGCTCTTCGGGGCTGTCATCGGTTGCGCCAAGGACGACATCAAGAAAGCCCTTGCCGCGAGCACGATGTCGCAGATCGGGTACATGGTGCTGGCGGCAGGTTTGGGACCCGCGGGGTATGCGGTAGCGATCATGCATCTGCTCACACACGGGTTTTTCAAGGCCGGACTGTTCTTGGGTGCCGGTTCGGTCATGCACGGTATGAACGAAGAGACCGACATGCGCCGCTACGGCGGGTTACGCACCGTCATGCCGATCACGTTTGCCACCTTTGGGCTGGGATATCTTGCCATCATTGGTGTTCCGCCATTCGCGGGTTTCTACTCCAAGGACAAGATCATCGAGGTCGCTTTCGCACACGGTGGTGCGGGAGGATTCCTGTTGGGTACGGCGGCCCTGCTGGGCGCCGGAATCACAGCTTTCTACATGACTCGGGTCATGCTGTTGACCTTCTTCGGTCGGCGTCGCTGGCGCGAGGACGTGCATCCGCACGAATCACCCGCGGTGATGACATGGCCGATGATGGTGCTCGCACTCGGATCGGTGGGAGCCGGATTCCTGCTGAGTCTAGGTGGGGCGCTGCAGAACTGGCTGACGCCTGTGGTCGGCGTCCATCACGGTGAGTTACCGGTACCGGCTTGGGTGGTCAGCGCCGTCACGGTGGCGGTGGTGCTCTGCGGAATCGGCATCGCCTACTGGATGTATCGCGCGAGCGTGCCGGAGACCGCACCGCCGGGCGCCGCGCTCACCGTCGCCGCGCGCCGGGATCTCTACGGAGATGCCTTCAATGAGGCGGTGTTCATGCGGCCCGGACAGCGCCTGACGCGTGGCCTGGTGCTGGCCGATGACCGAGCGGTCGATGGTCTGGTCAACGGCGTGGCCTCCACCCTCGGCGCTGTATCGGGTTGGGTACGGCATATGCAGACAGGTCATGTCCGCTCCTACGCGTTGTCCATGTGTGCCGGCGCGGCCGTGGTGGTCGCGGTGTTGATGGCAGTGAGGTGGTGA
- a CDS encoding NADH-quinone oxidoreductase subunit M, producing MVSAVGTVTALWLIPLLGAAAVLVLPTHRRALAKKVALGVSLIVLIVAIGLAVAFDPAGPQYQFVESVSWIPAFGMKYAVGLDGIGLALVLLTAGLLPVLLLAGWNDGAEAPGYGNRPLAQRYVALLLVVESMVLLSFAALDVLLFYIFFEAMLIPMYFLIGGFGSTHSDVAQRSRAAVKFLMYNLFGGLIMLAAVIGLYVATAQSPGGRQGGTFDLREITEMVATGALDVDPGVAKALFLGFMFAFAVKAPLWPFHTWLPDAAVHATPASAVLMMAIVDKVGTFAMLRYCIQLFPDASRYFTPVIITLAVVGIIYGAIVAIGQTDVMRLIAYTSISHFGFIILGIFAMTSQGQSGSTLYMVNHGISTAALMLVAGFLVTRRGSRLIAAYGGVQKVAPVLAGSFLVAGLATLSLPGLAPFISEFLVLVGTFTRYPVAAACAVVALVLAAIYVLWMYQRMMTGPLAPENETIGDLKRRELTVVAPLIALLLVLGIYPKPLLDIVNPAVEQTLRTVKEKDPPPVVADVALRHGEGEQR from the coding sequence GTGGTGAGTGCCGTGGGTACCGTAACTGCGTTGTGGCTCATTCCGTTACTAGGTGCCGCCGCGGTGTTGGTGCTACCGACCCACCGGCGGGCCCTGGCCAAGAAGGTGGCGTTGGGTGTATCGCTGATCGTCTTGATTGTCGCGATCGGGTTGGCGGTCGCATTCGACCCGGCCGGCCCGCAGTATCAATTCGTCGAATCAGTCTCGTGGATACCGGCATTCGGCATGAAGTACGCGGTCGGCCTCGACGGGATCGGCCTTGCCCTGGTGCTGCTCACTGCCGGGCTTCTTCCGGTGCTACTGCTGGCCGGATGGAACGATGGGGCAGAAGCTCCCGGATACGGAAATCGCCCACTGGCGCAGCGCTACGTGGCATTGCTCCTGGTTGTGGAATCCATGGTGCTGTTGTCCTTCGCGGCCCTAGACGTCCTGCTCTTCTACATCTTCTTCGAGGCAATGCTCATCCCGATGTATTTTCTGATCGGGGGGTTCGGCAGCACACACTCCGACGTCGCGCAGCGCTCCCGCGCGGCGGTGAAATTCTTGATGTACAACCTGTTCGGTGGTCTCATCATGTTGGCGGCCGTGATCGGTCTGTACGTCGCCACGGCGCAGAGCCCGGGCGGGAGGCAAGGCGGCACGTTCGATCTGCGTGAGATCACCGAAATGGTCGCCACCGGCGCACTGGATGTAGACCCCGGTGTGGCGAAGGCACTCTTCCTGGGCTTCATGTTCGCGTTCGCAGTCAAGGCGCCGCTCTGGCCTTTCCATACCTGGCTGCCCGACGCCGCGGTGCATGCCACACCGGCCAGTGCGGTGCTCATGATGGCGATAGTCGACAAGGTGGGTACGTTTGCGATGCTGCGGTATTGCATCCAGCTTTTCCCCGATGCCAGTAGATATTTCACCCCGGTGATCATCACACTGGCGGTCGTCGGAATCATCTACGGCGCCATCGTGGCGATCGGGCAGACCGATGTAATGCGTCTGATCGCCTACACATCGATCTCGCATTTCGGGTTCATCATTCTGGGTATCTTCGCGATGACCAGTCAGGGGCAATCGGGCTCGACCCTCTACATGGTCAACCACGGTATCTCCACCGCGGCGCTGATGTTGGTCGCGGGATTCCTGGTTACCCGCAGAGGATCTCGACTCATCGCGGCATACGGTGGGGTGCAGAAGGTGGCTCCGGTTCTCGCCGGCTCGTTCTTGGTGGCGGGCCTGGCGACCTTGTCGCTGCCTGGTCTGGCGCCCTTCATCAGTGAGTTCCTGGTTCTGGTAGGCACTTTCACTCGCTACCCGGTGGCGGCGGCGTGTGCGGTTGTCGCATTGGTGCTGGCGGCGATCTACGTGTTGTGGATGTATCAGCGGATGATGACCGGTCCGTTGGCGCCGGAGAATGAGACCATCGGGGATCTCAAACGCCGGGAATTGACCGTGGTGGCGCCGCTCATCGCGCTGCTACTGGTGCTGGGAATCTACCCGAAACCGCTGCTGGACATCGTGAATCCCGCCGTCGAGCAGACGTTGCGCACAGTCAAGGAGAAGGACCCGCCGCCGGTCGTGGCCGATGTGGCCCTCCGGCACGGCGAAGGCGAGCAGCGATGA
- the nuoN gene encoding NADH-quinone oxidoreductase subunit NuoN, with amino-acid sequence MTDIGILPAPPVAYGALSPMLIMFGAAVVSVLVEAFAPRRYRLNTQLALATSAILGAFVAVVALHGSQQVVMNGAVAIDGPALYLQGLILVASGLALAVMAQRRTIAVAPSAVGVGTSGGLDAFAAQASSVPGSEPEQVLNRTGITQTEIFPLTLFAIAGMMLFPACNDLLTMFVALEVFSLPLYVMCALARRRRLLSQESALKYFLLGAFSSAFFLFGAAFVYGYAGTVELDAVARAINADAGERSFLLLGVAMLSVGLLFKVGAVPFHFWVPDVYQGAPTPVTAFMAATTKIAAFGALLRVLYVALPGITADWRPVLWAVAIATMLIGSIGAVTQTDVKRMLAYSAVAHTGFLLTGVAAANERGVSSTLFYLAAYGFSTVGAFAIAGLVRSGAADDGADGDFNDDDEVTDLRRWAGIGRRAPVLGIVFALFLLAFAGIPLTSGFVSKFAVFEAAASGGAVPLVVVGVLCSAIAAYFYVRVIVVMFFADPVEDSGVLRIPGPAVTISIGVSALVTVLLGVVPQPLLDLVGNLATFAK; translated from the coding sequence ATGACCGATATCGGGATCCTCCCCGCTCCGCCGGTCGCTTACGGCGCGCTTTCGCCCATGTTGATCATGTTCGGGGCCGCGGTGGTATCGGTACTCGTGGAGGCATTCGCGCCGCGGCGATACCGGCTCAACACCCAACTGGCGCTGGCGACAAGCGCGATTCTCGGTGCCTTTGTCGCGGTGGTCGCGTTGCACGGTTCGCAGCAGGTTGTCATGAACGGTGCGGTGGCGATCGACGGTCCGGCACTGTATCTGCAAGGGCTCATCCTGGTGGCTTCTGGCCTGGCGCTGGCGGTCATGGCGCAGCGAAGAACGATTGCGGTGGCACCGAGCGCTGTCGGCGTCGGGACCAGCGGAGGACTGGATGCCTTCGCGGCCCAGGCGTCCAGCGTGCCCGGAAGCGAGCCGGAGCAGGTGCTGAACCGCACCGGCATCACCCAGACGGAGATCTTCCCGCTGACGTTGTTCGCGATCGCGGGCATGATGCTCTTTCCCGCCTGCAATGACCTATTGACAATGTTCGTTGCGCTGGAGGTGTTTTCGCTTCCGCTGTATGTGATGTGCGCGCTGGCGCGGCGCCGTCGGCTGCTGTCCCAGGAATCGGCACTCAAGTATTTCTTGCTGGGTGCCTTCTCTTCGGCGTTCTTCCTTTTCGGTGCGGCATTCGTCTACGGATACGCCGGAACCGTCGAACTCGACGCCGTCGCGCGCGCGATCAACGCCGACGCGGGGGAGCGCTCCTTCCTGCTGCTCGGTGTGGCGATGCTTTCGGTAGGGCTGCTGTTCAAGGTCGGGGCCGTGCCCTTTCATTTCTGGGTCCCGGACGTCTATCAGGGAGCACCGACACCGGTGACCGCATTCATGGCGGCCACCACGAAGATCGCCGCTTTCGGAGCGCTGCTGCGGGTTCTCTACGTCGCGCTGCCCGGAATCACCGCCGATTGGCGGCCGGTGCTGTGGGCGGTTGCGATCGCCACCATGCTGATCGGTTCGATTGGCGCGGTAACACAAACAGACGTCAAACGCATGCTTGCCTATTCGGCGGTGGCGCATACCGGATTTCTGCTCACCGGAGTGGCCGCCGCCAATGAGCGAGGTGTCTCGTCAACGCTGTTTTATTTGGCCGCATACGGTTTCAGCACCGTCGGGGCCTTCGCGATCGCCGGCCTGGTGCGTTCGGGTGCTGCCGATGACGGCGCTGATGGCGACTTCAACGATGACGACGAGGTCACCGATCTGCGGCGCTGGGCGGGGATCGGCCGCCGGGCTCCGGTGCTGGGCATCGTGTTCGCGCTGTTCTTGCTTGCGTTCGCGGGCATCCCGTTGACGAGTGGATTCGTCAGCAAGTTCGCGGTCTTCGAGGCGGCGGCCTCCGGCGGCGCCGTGCCGCTGGTGGTCGTGGGCGTGCTCTGCAGCGCCATCGCCGCGTACTTCTATGTGCGCGTCATCGTGGTGATGTTTTTCGCCGACCCGGTCGAGGACTCCGGGGTGCTTCGCATTCCCGGACCGGCGGTGACGATATCGATCGGAGTCAGCGCGCTGGTGACTGTCTTGCTCGGTGTGGTACCCCAGCCGCTGCTGGATCTTGTCGGGAATCTCGCCACTTTTGCCAAGTGA
- a CDS encoding fatty acid desaturase family protein — protein sequence MAITDISAFAHLTSEDVENLAVELDGLRREIEESRGARDARYIRRTIAAQRALELTGRVLLAASKKRSAWWAGTLTLAVAKIIENMEIGHNVLHGQWDWMNDPEIHSSTWEWDMAGAAKHWRITHNVEHHKFTNILDLDDDVGYGILRVTRDEPWKVRNLLNMPLNFILAAGFEWGIALQHLEFRKIWTKETREATKQRTRELLTSAGSQVFKDYVAFPAITAVSPGATYRSTLTANATANLLRNFWSNAVIFCGHFPDGAEKFTVTDMENETRGQWYLRQLLGSANFNAGPTMRLMSGNLCHQIEHHIYPDLPSNRLHEISVRVREICERYDLPYTTGSMLFQYAKTWRTIAKLSLPDRFLHATADNAPETRSERMFVVLEQPPAPELDSAPRRGLKTAIAMVRERRRNKVAV from the coding sequence ATGGCAATCACGGACATCTCGGCATTCGCGCATCTCACTAGCGAGGACGTCGAGAACCTGGCCGTCGAGCTCGATGGGCTGCGACGTGAGATCGAGGAGTCGCGCGGTGCGCGTGACGCCCGGTATATCCGCCGCACCATTGCCGCGCAGCGTGCCCTTGAATTGACGGGCCGTGTGCTGCTGGCCGCGAGCAAGAAGCGCTCCGCGTGGTGGGCCGGAACTCTGACCTTGGCGGTCGCCAAGATCATCGAGAACATGGAGATCGGTCACAACGTTCTGCACGGTCAGTGGGACTGGATGAACGATCCGGAGATTCACTCCTCGACCTGGGAGTGGGACATGGCCGGTGCGGCCAAACACTGGCGCATCACGCATAACGTCGAGCATCACAAGTTCACCAACATCCTGGATCTGGACGATGATGTCGGTTACGGGATCCTGCGGGTCACTCGCGATGAGCCCTGGAAGGTGCGCAACCTTCTGAACATGCCGCTCAACTTCATCCTGGCGGCGGGATTTGAGTGGGGAATCGCCCTGCAGCACCTGGAATTCCGGAAGATCTGGACCAAGGAAACGCGCGAGGCGACCAAGCAGCGGACGCGTGAATTGCTGACGTCGGCCGGTTCGCAGGTCTTCAAGGACTATGTCGCGTTCCCGGCAATCACCGCGGTATCGCCCGGCGCCACCTACCGGTCGACGCTCACCGCCAACGCGACGGCCAATTTGCTGCGGAACTTTTGGTCCAACGCCGTGATCTTCTGCGGGCATTTCCCGGACGGCGCCGAGAAGTTCACCGTGACGGACATGGAGAACGAGACGCGCGGTCAGTGGTACCTGCGCCAGCTGCTCGGCAGCGCGAACTTCAATGCCGGACCGACGATGCGGCTGATGAGTGGCAACCTGTGTCATCAGATCGAGCACCATATTTACCCGGATCTGCCGAGCAACCGGCTGCACGAGATCTCGGTGCGGGTGCGGGAGATCTGTGAGCGCTACGATCTGCCGTACACCACCGGATCGATGCTGTTCCAGTACGCGAAGACCTGGCGCACCATTGCCAAACTCTCACTGCCGGACCGGTTCCTGCACGCCACCGCGGATAACGCACCAGAAACCCGTAGTGAGCGGATGTTCGTGGTCCTGGAACAACCGCCGGCACCGGAGTTGGATTCGGCTCCGCGGCGCGGACTCAAGACCGCGATCGCCATGGTTCGGGAACGCCGTCGCAACAAGGTTGCGGTCTAG
- a CDS encoding ABC transporter permease produces the protein MTTYVDAPAMTHAGPGDDLILSPTERPTRSLTGFLAMTRDVLVAALTRPPAVREFFRQAGAIARVSVLPMCMVAIPLAVVIVLVLEALVFGPTGFPAHAVLVAAAAGATVVFAEADSARIQEQIGAMRSRGIDITHGYVVPRVLATAVASVPLAFIAAGAAGVYFFSAFGRHTPMSLFIGNLMQLMSPVNVLIVIIEAAALGLIAGLIACYRGATAVADPA, from the coding sequence GTGACCACGTATGTAGATGCCCCGGCAATGACGCACGCGGGCCCGGGGGATGACCTGATTCTGAGCCCCACCGAGAGGCCCACGCGCTCACTGACCGGCTTCCTGGCGATGACGCGGGATGTGCTCGTTGCCGCGCTGACTCGGCCGCCCGCCGTGCGCGAGTTCTTCCGGCAGGCGGGCGCGATAGCCAGAGTCTCGGTGCTGCCGATGTGCATGGTGGCGATACCGCTGGCTGTGGTGATCGTGCTTGTTCTGGAGGCTTTGGTGTTCGGCCCGACGGGATTCCCCGCGCACGCAGTCCTGGTGGCCGCGGCCGCCGGCGCGACAGTGGTGTTCGCCGAAGCAGATTCTGCGCGGATCCAAGAGCAGATTGGCGCCATGCGTAGCAGGGGCATCGACATCACACATGGGTACGTCGTCCCGCGGGTGCTCGCCACCGCTGTCGCGTCGGTGCCGTTGGCCTTCATAGCCGCTGGAGCAGCGGGCGTCTATTTCTTCTCGGCCTTCGGTAGGCACACCCCGATGAGTCTGTTCATCGGGAACCTCATGCAGCTGATGAGTCCGGTGAATGTGCTGATTGTGATCATCGAGGCCGCGGCGCTTGGGCTCATCGCGGGACTCATCGCCTGCTACCGAGGTGCCACCGCCGTCGCCGATCCGGCCTGA